In a genomic window of Candidatus Melainabacteria bacterium RIFOXYA2_FULL_32_9:
- a CDS encoding N-acetylneuraminate synthase, with product MGKKVKIGSKLVGDGEPCFVIAEIGINHNGSVEIAKKLIDISVSSGCDAVKFQKRTVDVVYTQEELAMPRPNPFGDTNGDLKRGLEFTYEDYLEIDDYCRFKGIMWFASCWDEGAIDFIDMFDPPCYKIASASLTDDNLLRYTRSKGKPILLSTGMSTQEEIDHAIEVLGKNDLILYHCTSTYPTDSDEINLSVITDYRKNYDFSIGFSGHERGITPSIIAVALGAVSIERHVTLDRTMWGSDQAASLEPEGLFRLVRDIRQVPALMGDGCKVVYDSEKPIIKKLRRVNNSLNVIKI from the coding sequence ATGGGTAAAAAAGTTAAAATAGGAAGCAAATTGGTTGGGGATGGTGAACCTTGTTTTGTTATTGCGGAAATAGGCATTAATCATAATGGATCGGTTGAAATTGCTAAAAAATTAATTGATATATCTGTATCAAGTGGTTGTGATGCGGTTAAATTCCAAAAACGTACAGTTGATGTTGTTTATACTCAAGAAGAGCTTGCGATGCCTCGCCCTAATCCTTTTGGTGACACTAACGGAGATTTAAAAAGAGGTCTTGAATTTACTTATGAAGATTATCTCGAAATAGATGATTATTGCAGATTTAAAGGGATAATGTGGTTTGCATCCTGTTGGGATGAGGGAGCTATAGACTTTATTGATATGTTTGATCCTCCTTGTTATAAAATTGCTTCTGCTTCTTTAACAGATGATAATTTATTGCGTTATACAAGATCAAAAGGTAAACCAATTTTACTTTCTACAGGAATGAGTACTCAAGAAGAGATTGATCATGCAATTGAAGTGCTTGGAAAGAATGATCTCATCCTTTATCATTGTACTTCTACTTATCCAACAGATTCAGATGAGATTAATCTATCTGTAATTACTGATTATAGGAAAAATTATGATTTCTCAATTGGCTTTAGTGGCCATGAAAGAGGAATAACTCCTTCAATAATCGCTGTAGCGCTAGGAGCAGTGAGTATTGAAAGGCATGTAACTCTTGATAGAACTATGTGGGGAAGCGATCAAGCTGCAAGTCTTGAGCCTGAAGGTTTATTTAGATTAGTGAGAGACATTCGTCAAGTGCCTGCATTAATGGGTGACGGATGTAAAGTGGTTTATGATAGTGAAAAACCAATAATTAAGAAATTGAGGAGAGTGAATAATTCATTAAATGTTATCAAGATTTAA
- a CDS encoding di-trans,poly-cis-decaprenylcistransferase, which translates to MAVNNKLSLAPVQEIVLNTKLQHIAIIMDGNRRWAKKHLLPSMSGHNAGVKSLKTIVSHAAEIGVKYLTVYAFSTENWGRKKEEVDFLMMLLGETVKKELDELHKNNVKIRIIGNMENLNPELQKILEYSMNVTAANTGLNLQVAINYGSRDEITQAMKKIVKDVQAEKLSPDDINSDLISNYLYTSDIPDPDLLIRTGGDQRLSNYLLWQLAYTEIYVSDTLWPDFGKDELDEAVAEFAKRERRFGKG; encoded by the coding sequence ATGGCTGTTAATAATAAATTATCACTCGCCCCAGTACAAGAAATAGTATTAAATACAAAGCTTCAGCATATTGCTATAATTATGGATGGCAATAGAAGATGGGCTAAGAAACATTTGCTTCCTTCTATGTCTGGTCATAATGCTGGAGTTAAGTCATTGAAAACTATAGTTTCTCATGCAGCAGAGATAGGAGTAAAATATCTTACCGTGTATGCCTTTTCTACTGAAAATTGGGGTAGGAAAAAGGAAGAAGTTGATTTCTTAATGATGCTTCTAGGAGAAACAGTTAAAAAGGAATTAGATGAACTCCATAAAAATAATGTTAAAATCAGAATTATTGGTAATATGGAGAATTTAAATCCTGAACTTCAGAAAATACTGGAGTATTCTATGAATGTAACCGCCGCTAATACAGGTTTAAACTTGCAGGTAGCTATAAATTACGGTTCAAGAGATGAGATAACTCAGGCTATGAAAAAAATTGTCAAAGATGTACAAGCTGAAAAATTGTCTCCTGATGATATTAATAGTGACTTGATTTCTAATTATTTGTATACTTCAGATATTCCAGATCCTGATTTATTAATCAGAACTGGCGGTGATCAGAGATTGAGCAACTATTTATTGTGGCAGCTGGCTTATACAGAAATTTATGTAAGTGATACATTGTGGCCTGATTTTGGTAAAGATGAATTAGATGAAGCTGTTGCTGAATTTGCAAAGCGTGAAAGAAGATTTGGTAAGGGATAA
- a CDS encoding non-canonical purine NTP pyrophosphatase, RdgB/HAM1 family — protein MKKLVLATNNKNKIKEIENLLLDTGIEIVKVKDDFNPKETGKSFQENAYIKAFEAAKIMNLPALADDSGLVIDTLGGLPGIHSARFAESDPKRIERVLSALKYEKPENKAARFVCAMVIVSPNGEILHSCTGTCEGYITDKPLGEQGFGYDPIFYIPELDATMAQLSLEEKNKVSHRAKALRCTIDWLKSSN, from the coding sequence ATTAAAAAGCTAGTATTGGCAACAAATAATAAAAATAAAATAAAAGAAATTGAGAATTTATTACTAGATACAGGTATTGAAATTGTTAAGGTAAAAGACGATTTTAATCCAAAAGAGACAGGGAAAAGTTTTCAAGAAAATGCCTATATAAAGGCATTTGAAGCTGCTAAAATTATGAATCTCCCTGCCCTTGCAGATGATTCAGGTTTGGTAATAGATACCCTTGGTGGACTTCCTGGAATACATTCTGCGCGTTTTGCAGAGAGTGATCCTAAAAGAATCGAAAGGGTTTTAAGCGCTTTAAAGTATGAAAAGCCCGAAAATAAAGCTGCCAGATTTGTTTGTGCAATGGTTATAGTATCTCCAAATGGTGAAATTTTACACTCATGCACTGGAACCTGTGAGGGATATATAACTGATAAACCTCTTGGAGAGCAAGGGTTTGGATATGATCCGATATTCTATATACCTGAACTGGACGCAACTATGGCCCAACTTAGTCTTGAAGAAAAAAATAAAGTCAGTCATAGAGCAAAAGCTTTAAGATGTACAATTGATTGGCTGAAATCATCTAATTGA
- a CDS encoding oxidoreductase, which yields MTAMLLNPIKIRELEIQNRVMMSPMCQYSAHDGLPNEWHYIHYGTRAVGRLGIIMLEATAVEPRGRITPWDLGLWADDYIDRYTELTTFMISQDTVPAIQLAHAGRKASTTQPWEGSLPLSSEIGGWEVVGPSAIPFAPNSPVPHELSQSEIQDIIEKFKTAANRAYQAGFRIVEIHAAHGYLIHEFLSPLSNKRADKYGGSLQNRQRLLLEIATEIRNQWPKKWPVFVRMSATDWVENGWDIEDTVDTAKKLAEIGIDLIDVSSGGNIANLTIPESPSYQAPFSEAIKEEACIMTSAVGVITEPDQANNIVENKKADIVALGRELLRNPYWVYQAAEKLNYDLPWPKQYLRAK from the coding sequence ATGACTGCAATGCTTTTAAATCCTATAAAAATTCGAGAATTGGAAATACAAAATAGGGTTATGATGTCGCCTATGTGCCAGTATAGCGCTCATGATGGACTGCCAAATGAGTGGCATTATATACATTATGGTACCAGAGCTGTTGGCAGATTAGGAATAATAATGCTTGAAGCAACGGCAGTTGAACCAAGAGGAAGGATTACTCCCTGGGATCTTGGTTTGTGGGCTGATGATTATATAGATAGATATACTGAACTGACGACTTTTATGATTTCTCAGGATACAGTTCCTGCAATTCAGTTGGCTCATGCCGGAAGAAAAGCCAGCACCACTCAACCATGGGAAGGATCTTTACCTTTATCTTCTGAAATAGGAGGTTGGGAAGTTGTTGGTCCAAGTGCTATTCCATTTGCTCCAAACAGTCCTGTTCCACACGAACTTAGCCAGAGTGAAATTCAAGATATTATAGAAAAATTTAAAACAGCTGCTAATAGAGCTTATCAGGCTGGGTTTAGAATTGTTGAGATCCACGCTGCTCATGGATATTTAATTCATGAGTTTTTATCGCCTTTATCCAACAAAAGGGCTGATAAATATGGTGGAAGTCTTCAAAACAGACAGCGTTTGTTGCTGGAAATCGCAACTGAAATCAGGAATCAGTGGCCAAAGAAATGGCCAGTGTTTGTCAGGATGTCAGCTACTGATTGGGTGGAGAATGGATGGGATATAGAAGATACTGTTGATACTGCTAAAAAACTTGCTGAAATAGGAATTGACCTGATTGATGTATCTTCTGGCGGAAACATTGCCAATCTAACTATACCTGAGTCTCCCAGTTATCAGGCACCATTTTCTGAGGCTATAAAAGAAGAAGCATGCATAATGACCTCAGCCGTAGGTGTAATAACTGAACCTGATCAGGCAAATAATATTGTTGAGAATAAAAAAGCAGATATTGTAGCACTTGGCAGAGAATTACTCAGAAATCCTTACTGGGTGTATCAGGCAGCTGAAAAGCTCAATTATGATCTCCCCTGGCCAAAGCAATACCTTAGGGCGAAATAA
- a CDS encoding alanine racemase, translated as MVNKMSQLRAHFVQTRRDAWVEINLGNIEHNIKVLKSYISPDSKFLAVVKADAYGHGSTMVTPTLLASGVDMLGVASIDEGLQLREAGIDAPILVLGAAPGWSIVSAVEYDIQLSIFTNEHITACINAYNKLGKKPIVHIKVDTGMHRIGISYDHAVKFIREVAQIESIQLEGVFTHLACAENIRITEQQKANWESVINNISDLDLTIHAVNTAGMIGYNHMHYDLVRSGIGIYGLTPDLPECINDLPDLKQVMGLKGRIAHIQDLPRNTGISYGYSYVTSSENTKVATIPIGYADGVPRSLSNRIYGLINGKRVRQVGNITMDQMMFDISNVDNINIGDTITLLGSDGDEFIPIDFWAKMLNTINYEITCRLKVRLPRVYTRDN; from the coding sequence ATGGTTAACAAAATGTCACAGCTTAGAGCTCATTTCGTACAAACTAGACGTGATGCCTGGGTCGAGATAAATCTCGGCAATATTGAGCATAATATTAAAGTTTTAAAAAGCTATATCTCACCTGATAGCAAGTTTCTTGCTGTAGTAAAGGCGGATGCTTACGGGCATGGTTCTACTATGGTGACACCTACATTACTTGCCTCAGGAGTTGATATGCTGGGAGTAGCTTCTATAGATGAAGGACTTCAATTGAGAGAAGCAGGCATTGATGCCCCAATTCTTGTATTAGGTGCAGCACCAGGCTGGTCAATTGTAAGTGCTGTTGAATATGATATTCAATTATCAATATTTACAAACGAACATATTACAGCCTGCATTAATGCTTATAATAAGCTGGGTAAAAAGCCGATAGTTCATATAAAAGTTGATACAGGCATGCACAGAATTGGTATTTCATATGATCATGCAGTAAAATTCATTAGAGAAGTCGCTCAAATTGAGAGTATTCAACTTGAAGGAGTCTTCACTCATCTTGCTTGTGCTGAAAATATCAGAATAACTGAGCAGCAAAAAGCAAATTGGGAAAGTGTTATAAATAACATATCTGATCTGGATTTAACAATACATGCCGTAAATACAGCCGGCATGATTGGGTATAATCATATGCATTATGACCTGGTAAGATCAGGAATTGGCATATACGGTTTAACGCCTGATCTTCCTGAGTGTATCAATGACTTACCTGATTTAAAGCAAGTTATGGGACTTAAAGGCAGGATAGCTCATATACAGGATTTGCCCAGAAATACTGGTATAAGTTATGGTTATAGCTATGTTACAAGTTCAGAAAATACAAAAGTTGCTACAATCCCGATAGGATATGCAGATGGAGTCCCAAGATCATTGTCCAATAGGATATACGGACTGATTAATGGCAAACGAGTTAGGCAAGTTGGTAATATTACTATGGATCAAATGATGTTTGATATTTCTAACGTTGATAACATCAATATTGGAGATACTATAACATTACTTGGCAGTGATGGAGATGAGTTTATTCCAATTGATTTCTGGGCAAAAATGCTAAATACAATAAATTATGAAATTACCTGCCGATTAAAAGTAAGATTACCAAGAGTTTATACCAGAGATAACTAG